A portion of the Algisphaera agarilytica genome contains these proteins:
- a CDS encoding S1C family serine protease yields MKSRFAVPTLIISAGLAGLHTAALAEDVPAIEPEAQPQADPAAADNAPGFLGVAVAETLAPPNAAPETPETVLVVSHVLPGSPADAAGLRSGDLLLKFDGQVMLHPTQLTRLVPTYPAGQEVELTLLRDGEQLSQPATLAERPAELGDRPAVAPRIEQPPFAEWEALPFELQPNNLQHDLQEMQQRMDRQFEQIWQIFREGLGEGWPGDDLWDNGDPIKLDFDLDLNNLPGNFGQSVTVLQDMAHKLTITQNQDGRHLKATDLEGNTLFEGPIDTTEQLNAVPEDIRTKIPEPGDNAMPELRRIVPENWPPFRQERPDNVEQPAPQGRAV; encoded by the coding sequence ATGAAATCTCGTTTTGCTGTACCCACACTGATCATTTCCGCCGGCCTCGCCGGACTCCACACGGCCGCGTTGGCCGAAGACGTTCCAGCCATCGAGCCCGAGGCTCAACCCCAAGCCGACCCGGCCGCGGCCGATAACGCTCCGGGATTCCTCGGCGTGGCGGTCGCCGAAACATTGGCCCCGCCCAACGCGGCCCCCGAAACGCCCGAGACGGTGCTCGTCGTCAGCCACGTCCTGCCCGGTTCACCCGCCGACGCTGCGGGCCTCCGCAGCGGAGATTTGCTGCTGAAATTCGACGGCCAGGTCATGTTGCACCCCACCCAACTCACCCGGCTCGTCCCCACCTACCCGGCCGGGCAGGAAGTCGAGCTCACGCTTCTGCGCGACGGTGAACAACTTAGTCAGCCCGCCACCCTCGCCGAACGCCCCGCCGAGCTCGGCGATCGACCGGCGGTTGCGCCCCGAATCGAGCAACCCCCGTTTGCCGAGTGGGAAGCGCTCCCGTTCGAACTCCAGCCCAACAACCTGCAACACGACCTGCAGGAGATGCAGCAACGCATGGACCGGCAGTTTGAGCAGATTTGGCAGATATTCCGCGAAGGACTCGGCGAAGGCTGGCCCGGCGACGACCTCTGGGATAACGGCGATCCCATCAAGCTCGACTTCGATCTCGACCTGAACAACCTGCCGGGCAACTTCGGCCAGAGCGTGACCGTCCTCCAGGACATGGCCCACAAACTCACCATCACCCAAAACCAGGACGGCCGACACCTCAAAGCCACCGACCTCGAGGGCAACACCCTCTTTGAGGGGCCGATCGACACCACCGAGCAACTCAACGCGGTGCCCGAAGATATCCGCACCAAAATCCCCGAGCCCGGCGACAACGCGATGCCCGAGCTCCGCCGGATCGTCCCCGAGAACTGGCCCCCGTTCCGCCAAGAGCGTCCGGATAACGTCGAGCAGCCGGCACCTCAAGGCCGTGCGGTCTGA
- a CDS encoding PilZ domain-containing protein, producing MQPPRQNTPLTPPITDAEIDAVLRELDKVQVSPDLIAQREHPRMPYREPVAVVCEAGDWPGDVVRFTAVCHDLSDGGLGILSPVFISPGTLAVITLVTANGHELPVTATLAYCTKVREHVYKCGAKFDIPIDSVAFSSMRRAG from the coding sequence ATGCAGCCACCACGCCAAAACACTCCACTCACGCCACCGATCACGGACGCCGAGATCGACGCGGTCCTGCGTGAACTCGACAAGGTCCAGGTCAGCCCCGACTTGATCGCGCAACGCGAACACCCCCGGATGCCTTACCGCGAGCCGGTCGCGGTGGTGTGCGAAGCGGGCGATTGGCCCGGCGACGTGGTTCGTTTCACCGCGGTCTGCCACGACCTGTCGGACGGCGGCCTGGGCATCCTTTCGCCGGTCTTCATCAGCCCCGGAACCCTGGCGGTTATCACCCTGGTCACCGCCAACGGCCATGAGTTGCCCGTCACCGCCACCCTCGCCTACTGCACCAAGGTGCGTGAACACGTGTACAAGTGCGGCGCGAAGTTCGACATCCCGATCGACAGCGTCGCGTTCAGCTCGATGCGACGCGCAGGCTGA
- the glyA gene encoding serine hydroxymethyltransferase: MTTDAALLNDAPSALASADPAVAKIIAAEKERQEYTLEMIASENHASSAVMEAQGSCLTNKYAEGYPGKRYYSGCKFYDDVETLAIERAKELFGCDFANVQPHSGANANLAVQLALLEPGDTFAAIDLSKGGHLTHGSPVNISGKWLNPVTYDLILDENSDEYGYIDFDTVEAVCAEHKPKVLMCGYSAYPRTIDFAKFREIADRHGCILWADIAHIAGLVAGGAHPSPFPHCHVVTTTTHKTLRGPRGGLILTNDEDLAKKFNSGIFPGTQGGPLMHVIAAKAVAFGEDLQPEFKVYAKQVVDNAAVLAKSLMDKGYALASGGTDNHLVLIDLRPTDPELTGKEAAVWLETAGIISNMNTVPNETRSPFKTSGIRLGTPALTTRGLKEDVMPEVADLIDRVLTSKGDEATLDAVRADVVELCKRYPMPH, translated from the coding sequence ATGACCACCGACGCCGCCCTGCTGAACGACGCCCCCTCCGCCCTCGCCTCTGCCGACCCGGCCGTGGCCAAAATCATTGCCGCTGAGAAAGAGCGCCAGGAATACACCCTGGAGATGATCGCCAGCGAGAACCACGCCTCGTCCGCGGTGATGGAGGCCCAGGGGTCCTGCCTGACCAACAAATACGCCGAGGGCTACCCCGGCAAGCGCTACTACTCGGGCTGCAAGTTCTACGACGACGTCGAAACCCTCGCCATCGAGCGGGCCAAGGAGCTGTTCGGCTGCGACTTCGCCAACGTTCAGCCCCACTCGGGCGCCAACGCCAACCTCGCCGTCCAACTCGCCCTCCTGGAGCCCGGCGACACCTTCGCCGCGATCGACCTGTCCAAGGGCGGCCACCTGACCCACGGCAGCCCGGTCAACATCTCCGGCAAGTGGCTCAACCCCGTGACCTACGACCTGATCCTGGACGAGAATTCCGACGAGTACGGCTACATCGACTTCGACACCGTCGAGGCGGTCTGTGCCGAGCACAAGCCCAAGGTGCTGATGTGCGGCTACTCCGCCTATCCCCGCACGATCGACTTCGCCAAGTTCCGCGAGATCGCGGATCGCCACGGCTGCATCCTCTGGGCCGACATCGCCCACATCGCCGGCCTCGTCGCCGGCGGCGCCCACCCCAGCCCGTTCCCGCACTGCCACGTCGTCACCACGACCACCCACAAGACCCTCCGCGGCCCGCGCGGCGGCCTGATCCTCACCAACGACGAGGACCTGGCCAAGAAGTTCAACTCCGGCATCTTCCCCGGCACGCAGGGCGGACCGCTCATGCACGTCATCGCCGCCAAGGCCGTCGCCTTCGGCGAAGACCTGCAGCCCGAGTTCAAGGTCTACGCCAAGCAGGTCGTCGACAACGCCGCGGTCCTCGCCAAGTCGCTCATGGACAAGGGCTATGCCCTGGCTTCGGGCGGCACCGACAACCACCTGGTCCTCATCGACCTCCGCCCCACCGACCCCGAACTCACCGGCAAGGAAGCGGCAGTCTGGCTCGAAACGGCCGGCATCATCTCGAACATGAACACCGTGCCCAACGAGACGCGTTCTCCGTTCAAGACCAGCGGCATTCGCCTGGGCACCCCCGCCCTCACGACGCGTGGCCTGAAGGAGGACGTGATGCCCGAGGTCGCCGACCTGATCGACCGCGTGCTCACCAGCAAGGGCGACGAAGCCACCCTCGACGCCGTCCGCGCGGACGTGGTCGAGCTGTGCAAACGTTATCCGATGCCGCACTGA
- a CDS encoding outer membrane protein assembly factor BamB family protein: MASTKCWWLRSQGLAGLLAGLILVGLPQPALAAVYLEDSPAALQLADEAADLQAQGRLGEAAQKLQDIVDEYPGKLMPIDETGYTDAHRWVRQRLAGDEALLSAYRRRFSAVAERALQDALAGESDQREARVMALLESYPLTPAGLEAAFLLTGLQLERGDGDGAAAMLLLAETHPDRSAADARYFELLAWSAALQQDSAARDAALAALAESGDATAVASLTRTLSNLPQGDAAADEPARVPSVPMQRPLWQVGIESSLGNKVVAQPRVAQNAAGESVELRPVAAGTLILINDNQRVYAIDRVSGRLRWSHLYGDEEARPNNTFNSGFGAGRVVQDRREALVHGENVYAILGFAVPWQGRHRRQVIDPTELVSLDRNTGELRWSVTPGELDPTLERAAFHGTPVSCGDQVIVMARRSQASSFQDSYLFAVDAVTGDLRWRRHLASTSGPNSRNALPPMSSMSIDNDIIYLCDNLGAAASVDARSGSIRWVRVLLEQQANARGQQIISIPFSEASRPVRSEAGLIMPMRINSARGMLLAPDTGEILEEFNSQSPLANAYEFAPLSDGDVLVIGPQLARLDGQTLEPRWTTPITPRNVEGITPRVSLWQGVAMVARETTGLQFIDLETGQQTERIELPWTGGVLATDDVWVVTSGRRLAGFLEWSVAYDTLRQRSEDQPTSPEPGLNMAMLAINADQTEAINEGVDRTLQALSFDIDRREKDPQAWQADRQKVFSELLNLTEREPAIDATVAERLFDRLAITTETPSELLAYNLARGDYLVKLERLDEAVDFYQAILLDPQQAAESLVRGQTTRRGDIAARLRLLRLGESGNTDFYARFDQQAERELSNLLASPNADVQALLDLARRYPLARVSAEAVFAAAQRQAQTDRHLGAITQYRRAFQLADNDDLRSRAAGALTEYYLATGKPESAVLWLEQVQRDHPALMPMQAGLPVDAQGWLAQVRDLPQIRSPRASLTPPFGETLRFKGELFPPADPENPPDRSQGVLYISGNDRSLFGPASQLTFYDTETHQHRWETPQYTKSWRLIDQGVDNLVLWQPQAQQLVALSASNGENLWNPIQVMPLLEDLGEGGLAKSRQANAGGLLSVIQADFGPINANQNPRERLGNPGNLGQTPPHVLAGEAVVTVIDARGRAFGLDRSSGLVLWQSALPIDVVSLARVRDDVLAVLGTVSPGTEAQSGRFLLIDLATGRMRFPPIENQEPSSDLMFSEDGDAVLFSRNQMMRYDRRDGGLRWRLDMPPFNGTPTLMPAGDRVFINDRIRLLSIDLELGVVQRQTPNLLNRTTTGGVTLGRDQMLYSLSPEALFALDADLNVRWQDSLASLPKQLVSHRVGERHVFAFEQYRGPEGPPGMRLSAFDRSNGRLIAQTMLTNLGNAGALTTVELLRDHLLVAGRGEIALIPGTKPAETDEPTQPAPTP; this comes from the coding sequence ATGGCGTCAACGAAGTGCTGGTGGCTGAGATCGCAGGGGTTGGCCGGGCTGCTCGCTGGGCTCATTCTCGTGGGCTTGCCCCAGCCGGCTCTAGCGGCGGTTTACCTCGAAGACTCGCCCGCCGCCCTGCAATTGGCGGACGAAGCGGCGGACCTCCAGGCCCAGGGGCGTTTGGGGGAAGCGGCCCAGAAACTCCAGGACATCGTCGACGAATACCCCGGCAAGCTGATGCCCATCGACGAGACCGGGTACACCGATGCCCACCGCTGGGTCCGGCAGCGTTTGGCCGGGGACGAGGCGTTGCTCAGCGCTTACCGGCGGCGTTTCTCTGCCGTGGCGGAGCGTGCCTTGCAGGACGCACTTGCGGGCGAAAGCGACCAGCGCGAAGCCCGGGTCATGGCGTTGCTCGAAAGCTACCCGCTCACCCCGGCGGGGCTGGAAGCGGCTTTCCTGCTGACGGGATTACAGCTGGAGCGCGGCGATGGCGACGGGGCCGCGGCGATGCTGCTGCTCGCCGAGACCCACCCCGACCGATCGGCGGCGGATGCTCGGTACTTCGAACTGCTGGCCTGGTCCGCGGCGTTGCAGCAGGACTCGGCCGCCCGTGACGCGGCGCTCGCCGCATTGGCTGAATCTGGCGATGCCACGGCGGTGGCCTCGTTGACGCGCACGCTGTCGAATCTGCCGCAGGGCGACGCGGCGGCCGATGAGCCCGCGCGGGTGCCCTCCGTACCGATGCAGCGTCCGTTGTGGCAGGTCGGGATCGAATCATCGCTGGGCAACAAGGTCGTGGCGCAACCGCGCGTAGCGCAGAACGCCGCGGGCGAGTCGGTGGAGCTTCGGCCGGTCGCGGCGGGGACGCTGATCCTGATCAACGACAACCAGCGGGTCTATGCGATCGACCGGGTGTCGGGCCGTCTCCGCTGGTCGCATCTCTACGGCGACGAAGAGGCGCGACCCAACAACACGTTCAACTCCGGGTTCGGTGCCGGCCGTGTTGTGCAGGATCGACGCGAGGCGTTGGTCCACGGCGAGAATGTCTACGCCATCCTCGGCTTTGCGGTGCCCTGGCAGGGGCGGCACCGGCGTCAGGTGATCGATCCGACCGAACTGGTCAGCCTCGATCGCAACACCGGCGAGCTCCGCTGGTCGGTGACCCCCGGCGAGCTGGACCCCACCCTCGAGCGTGCCGCGTTTCACGGCACGCCGGTGTCGTGCGGCGATCAGGTCATCGTTATGGCCCGGCGGAGCCAGGCGTCGAGCTTCCAGGACTCGTATCTGTTTGCAGTGGATGCGGTGACCGGGGATTTGCGGTGGCGCCGACACCTGGCCAGCACCTCCGGGCCCAACAGCCGCAACGCGCTCCCGCCGATGTCCTCGATGTCGATCGACAACGACATCATCTACCTGTGCGACAACCTCGGCGCGGCGGCCTCGGTCGATGCGCGATCGGGCAGTATCCGCTGGGTTCGGGTGCTGCTGGAGCAGCAGGCCAACGCCCGCGGGCAGCAAATCATCTCGATCCCCTTCTCCGAGGCGTCGCGTCCGGTCCGTAGTGAGGCGGGGCTGATCATGCCGATGCGGATCAACTCGGCCCGGGGGATGCTCCTGGCCCCCGACACCGGCGAGATCCTCGAAGAATTCAACTCCCAGTCGCCGTTGGCCAATGCTTACGAGTTCGCGCCGCTGAGTGACGGCGACGTGCTGGTCATCGGCCCGCAGCTGGCTCGGCTGGACGGCCAAACGCTGGAGCCGCGGTGGACCACGCCGATCACGCCGCGCAACGTCGAGGGCATCACCCCGCGTGTTTCGCTGTGGCAGGGCGTGGCCATGGTGGCGCGTGAGACCACGGGGCTGCAGTTCATCGACCTGGAAACCGGTCAACAGACCGAGCGTATCGAGCTGCCTTGGACCGGGGGCGTACTCGCGACGGACGATGTCTGGGTGGTCACCTCCGGCCGGCGTCTGGCGGGTTTCCTGGAGTGGTCGGTCGCTTACGACACCCTGCGTCAGCGTTCCGAAGACCAACCCACCTCGCCCGAGCCCGGGTTGAACATGGCCATGCTGGCGATCAACGCGGATCAGACCGAAGCGATCAACGAGGGCGTCGATCGTACGCTCCAGGCGTTGTCGTTCGACATCGACCGACGGGAGAAAGACCCGCAGGCCTGGCAGGCCGACCGCCAAAAGGTCTTCAGCGAGTTGTTGAACCTGACCGAGCGTGAGCCGGCCATCGACGCCACGGTCGCCGAGCGTCTATTCGATCGTCTGGCGATTACCACCGAGACCCCTTCGGAACTATTGGCGTACAACCTGGCTCGGGGCGATTACCTGGTGAAACTCGAACGGCTCGACGAGGCCGTGGATTTCTATCAGGCGATCCTGCTCGACCCGCAGCAGGCGGCCGAGTCTTTGGTCCGTGGGCAGACGACCCGCCGGGGCGACATCGCGGCGCGGCTGCGCTTGCTTCGGTTGGGGGAAAGCGGGAACACGGACTTCTACGCACGATTCGATCAACAGGCCGAACGCGAGTTGAGCAACCTGCTCGCGAGTCCCAACGCGGACGTGCAGGCCCTGCTGGACCTGGCCCGGCGTTACCCGTTGGCCCGCGTTTCCGCAGAAGCCGTCTTCGCGGCGGCCCAACGCCAAGCGCAAACCGATCGTCACCTTGGGGCGATCACGCAGTACCGCCGTGCGTTTCAGCTGGCCGACAACGACGACCTGCGTAGCCGTGCCGCGGGTGCCCTCACCGAGTACTACCTGGCCACGGGCAAGCCCGAGTCGGCGGTGCTGTGGCTGGAGCAGGTTCAGCGTGACCACCCGGCGCTGATGCCGATGCAGGCGGGCCTTCCTGTTGACGCGCAGGGCTGGCTGGCCCAGGTGCGTGACCTGCCCCAGATCCGTTCGCCGCGTGCCTCGTTGACCCCGCCGTTCGGCGAGACCCTGCGGTTCAAGGGTGAGCTGTTTCCCCCGGCCGATCCCGAGAACCCGCCCGACCGCTCGCAGGGCGTGCTCTACATCAGCGGCAACGATCGCTCGCTGTTCGGCCCCGCGTCACAGCTGACGTTTTACGACACCGAGACCCATCAACACCGTTGGGAGACCCCGCAGTACACCAAGTCGTGGCGGCTGATTGATCAAGGCGTGGACAACCTGGTGCTCTGGCAACCCCAGGCCCAGCAGCTCGTGGCGTTGAGTGCGTCCAACGGCGAAAACTTGTGGAACCCGATCCAAGTCATGCCGCTGCTGGAAGACCTCGGCGAGGGCGGGCTGGCCAAGTCGCGGCAGGCCAACGCGGGCGGTTTGCTGTCGGTGATTCAGGCCGACTTTGGGCCGATCAACGCGAATCAGAATCCGCGTGAACGCTTGGGTAACCCCGGAAACCTGGGCCAGACACCGCCGCATGTGTTGGCCGGGGAAGCGGTGGTGACCGTGATCGATGCGCGGGGCCGGGCGTTTGGTTTGGACCGGTCGAGCGGGCTGGTGCTGTGGCAGTCGGCGTTGCCGATCGATGTGGTTTCGCTCGCCCGGGTCCGGGACGATGTGCTGGCGGTGCTGGGCACGGTTTCCCCGGGCACCGAGGCGCAGTCGGGGCGTTTCCTGTTGATCGATCTGGCGACGGGACGGATGCGGTTCCCGCCGATCGAAAACCAGGAGCCCTCGTCTGACCTGATGTTTTCGGAGGACGGCGACGCGGTGCTGTTCTCACGCAACCAGATGATGCGCTACGACCGGCGGGACGGCGGGCTGCGTTGGCGGTTGGACATGCCGCCGTTCAACGGCACCCCCACGCTCATGCCCGCCGGAGACCGCGTCTTCATCAACGACCGGATCAGGCTCCTGTCGATTGATCTGGAACTCGGGGTGGTCCAGCGTCAGACGCCTAACCTGTTGAATCGCACCACCACCGGTGGCGTGACGCTCGGCCGGGACCAGATGCTCTACAGCCTGTCGCCCGAGGCGTTGTTTGCTTTGGATGCCGACCTGAACGTCCGCTGGCAGGACAGCCTGGCCAGTTTGCCCAAGCAACTGGTCTCGCACCGGGTTGGCGAGCGGCACGTCTTCGCGTTCGAGCAATATCGTGGCCCCGAAGGCCCGCCGGGCATGCGGCTCTCGGCGTTCGACCGGTCCAATGGAAGGCTGATCGCCCAGACCATGCTGACCAACCTGGGCAACGCCGGGGCGCTGACCACCGTTGAGCTGCTCCGGGACCACCTGCTGGTGGCGGGGCGCGGCGAGATCGCGTTGATCCCCGGCACGAAGCCCGCCGAAACCGACGAGCCCACCCAACCCGCTCCCACGCCCTAG
- a CDS encoding aspartate-semialdehyde dehydrogenase has protein sequence MPASSPASSVSSSSRQSAPHVAIVGATGAVGEEFLRVLKQRNFPIGKLTLLASARSAGKTLKFGDDEITCEELTEDSFKGVDLALFSAGGSISKKLGPAAVDAGAVVVDNSSAFRMTQGVPLVVPEVNPGAIAEANIGLGSDNVAGIIANPNCSTIIMLVAINPLHQAVPVKRMIVSTYQAASGAGAAAMRELEQQTREALEGEVTTKDIFPFQYAFNLFSHNSPMQPNGYNQEELKMVHETHKILGQVEDADKMAVSATCIRVPVMRAHAESINLTFDGTMTEDQARDLIAAAPGVSLIDDRDNNRFPTPLDAQHQDDCYVGRIRRDLSQPEGVGLDLFVCGDQVRKGAALNAVQIAELLVK, from the coding sequence ATGCCCGCCTCTTCCCCCGCATCGTCCGTCTCGTCGTCTTCCCGTCAGTCCGCGCCCCACGTCGCCATCGTCGGCGCTACCGGGGCCGTCGGCGAAGAGTTCCTCCGCGTCCTCAAGCAGCGCAACTTCCCCATCGGCAAGCTCACCCTGCTCGCCAGCGCCCGTAGCGCGGGCAAGACCCTCAAATTCGGCGACGACGAGATCACCTGCGAAGAGCTCACCGAAGACAGCTTCAAGGGCGTCGACCTGGCCCTCTTCTCGGCGGGCGGCTCGATCAGCAAGAAGCTCGGCCCCGCCGCGGTCGACGCGGGTGCGGTCGTCGTGGACAACTCCTCGGCCTTCCGCATGACCCAGGGCGTGCCCCTGGTCGTGCCCGAAGTGAACCCCGGCGCGATCGCCGAGGCCAACATCGGCCTGGGCAGCGACAACGTCGCGGGCATCATCGCCAACCCCAACTGCTCGACCATCATCATGCTCGTCGCGATCAACCCGCTGCACCAGGCCGTGCCCGTGAAACGCATGATCGTCAGCACCTACCAGGCCGCCAGCGGCGCGGGTGCCGCGGCGATGCGCGAACTCGAACAACAGACCCGCGAAGCCCTCGAAGGCGAAGTCACCACCAAGGACATCTTCCCCTTCCAGTACGCCTTCAACCTCTTCAGCCACAACTCCCCGATGCAGCCCAACGGCTACAACCAGGAAGAGTTGAAGATGGTCCACGAGACCCACAAAATCCTCGGCCAGGTCGAAGACGCCGACAAGATGGCGGTCAGCGCGACCTGCATCCGCGTGCCGGTCATGCGGGCCCACGCCGAGAGCATCAACCTGACCTTCGACGGCACGATGACCGAAGACCAGGCCCGCGACCTCATCGCCGCGGCCCCCGGCGTCTCGCTCATCGACGACCGCGACAACAACCGCTTCCCCACCCCGCTGGATGCTCAGCACCAGGACGACTGCTACGTCGGCCGCATCCGCCGCGACCTCTCGCAACCCGAAGGCGTGGGCCTGGACCTGTTCGTCTGCGGCGACCAGGTCCGCAAGGGCGCCGCCCTCAACGCGGTCCAGATCGCGGAACTGCTGGTGAAATAG
- a CDS encoding sensor domain-containing diguanylate cyclase, with the protein MNEQLLERVLQSPRLPSLPTIALEVIDLVQQKNVDIKQIADTIKMDPALSSKILKTVNSSFYGQAYSISTISHALVVLGLNSVKTLALGFSLVNNLADQGGDGFDHMEFWKRSLFTATASKALAQKAGVVQQEEAFLGGLLQDLGMLTMNQTLGNEYNILIAKAGTSHAKLQDLEREQLDLPHPEVGAKLAESWSLPKLLSSAIRFHHDPDASEIDTRPVVQCVALGNLVADVFVLPEEESGAALENYRAKAQEWCNIPAEECETLLKDIHKLTKEMQRLFDLPTGGLGNADDILASANEALLNLTMQAHQESSQLQEQAANLQEQNQKLEDKAYTDQLTGSANRRAFDEYVEEQFQATTGDAPLTILFMDIDKFKVFNDTHGHAVGDEVLVKFAQVLEAATGDQGRVFRYGGEEYSIICPSTSRLEGAKFAEHIRATVEADCKITKDDGTVLGVTCSIGVACHEGETFNSAEVMIKASDMGVYAAKEGGRNCVRVFTPRKKAAA; encoded by the coding sequence ATGAACGAGCAGCTTCTCGAACGCGTCCTTCAGTCCCCCCGTCTTCCCAGCCTGCCCACGATCGCCCTGGAGGTGATCGACCTGGTCCAGCAGAAGAACGTGGACATCAAGCAGATCGCCGACACCATCAAGATGGACCCGGCGCTGTCCAGCAAAATCCTCAAAACCGTTAACTCCAGCTTCTACGGCCAGGCGTACTCGATCTCCACGATCAGCCACGCGTTGGTTGTGCTCGGGCTCAACAGCGTCAAGACGCTCGCCCTGGGTTTCAGCCTCGTGAACAACCTGGCCGACCAGGGCGGCGACGGCTTCGATCACATGGAATTCTGGAAGCGTTCGCTCTTCACCGCGACCGCCTCAAAAGCCCTGGCTCAGAAGGCCGGAGTGGTTCAGCAAGAAGAAGCCTTCCTCGGCGGCCTGCTCCAGGACCTGGGCATGCTGACCATGAACCAGACCCTGGGCAACGAGTACAACATCCTCATCGCCAAGGCCGGCACGTCGCACGCCAAACTGCAAGATCTGGAACGCGAGCAACTCGACCTGCCCCACCCCGAGGTCGGCGCCAAGCTCGCCGAGTCGTGGAGCCTGCCCAAGCTGCTTTCCAGCGCGATCCGTTTCCACCACGACCCCGACGCTTCGGAAATCGACACCCGCCCGGTGGTGCAGTGCGTGGCGCTGGGCAACCTGGTGGCGGATGTGTTCGTGCTGCCCGAGGAAGAGTCGGGGGCCGCGCTCGAAAACTACCGAGCCAAGGCCCAGGAGTGGTGCAATATCCCCGCCGAGGAATGCGAGACGCTGCTCAAGGACATCCACAAGCTCACCAAAGAGATGCAACGCCTGTTCGACCTGCCCACCGGCGGGCTGGGCAACGCCGACGACATCCTCGCCTCGGCCAACGAGGCCCTGCTCAACCTCACCATGCAGGCCCACCAGGAATCGAGCCAGCTCCAGGAGCAAGCCGCGAACCTGCAGGAACAGAACCAGAAGCTCGAAGACAAGGCCTACACCGACCAGCTCACCGGCAGCGCCAACCGCCGGGCGTTCGACGAATACGTCGAAGAGCAGTTCCAGGCCACGACCGGCGACGCCCCGCTGACCATCCTGTTCATGGACATCGACAAGTTCAAGGTCTTCAACGACACGCACGGCCACGCCGTCGGCGACGAGGTGCTGGTCAAGTTCGCCCAGGTCCTCGAGGCCGCCACCGGCGACCAGGGCCGTGTCTTCCGCTACGGCGGCGAGGAATACTCGATCATCTGCCCGAGCACCTCGCGCCTGGAAGGCGCCAAGTTCGCCGAGCACATCCGCGCAACCGTCGAAGCGGATTGCAAGATCACCAAAGACGACGGCACCGTGCTGGGCGTGACCTGCTCCATCGGCGTCGCCTGTCACGAAGGCGAAACCTTCAACAGCGCCGAGGTCATGATCAAGGCCAGCGACATGGGCGTCTACGCCGCGAAGGAAGGCGGCCGCAACTGCGTCCGCGTCTTCACGCCCCGCAAGAAAGCCGCGGCGTAG